A portion of the Anoxybacillus gonensis genome contains these proteins:
- the istB gene encoding IS21-like element IS5376 family helper ATPase IstB yields MKEQIHEYCHRLHLPVMAERWSAMTEYAATHNIPYSEFLFRLLEAEIIEKQERSIQTLIKLSKLPYRKTIDTFDFNALPSVDERRIRELLTLSFIDRKENILFLGPPGIGKTHLAISIGMEAIARGYKTYFITAHDLVTQLRKADQEGKLEKKLRMFVKPTILIIDEMGYLKLDPNSAHYLFQVIARRYEHAPIILTSNKSFGEWGEIVGDSVLATAMLDRLLHHSIIFNLKGESYRLREKRLQEEKQKDQ; encoded by the coding sequence ATGAAAGAACAAATACACGAGTATTGCCACCGTCTTCATTTGCCTGTCATGGCGGAGCGATGGTCCGCCATGACAGAATACGCAGCTACTCATAATATACCATATTCGGAGTTTTTATTCCGCTTATTAGAGGCGGAAATCATCGAAAAACAGGAACGATCGATCCAAACGCTCATCAAACTGTCCAAACTGCCATATCGCAAGACGATCGATACGTTTGATTTTAACGCACTGCCTTCCGTGGATGAGCGCCGGATTCGAGAGCTGCTTACCTTATCGTTTATTGATCGAAAGGAGAATATTCTTTTTCTCGGTCCGCCGGGGATTGGAAAGACACATCTGGCTATTTCGATTGGAATGGAGGCGATCGCAAGAGGGTATAAAACGTATTTTATTACCGCCCATGATTTGGTCACTCAGTTAAGAAAAGCCGACCAGGAAGGAAAGCTGGAAAAAAAGCTTCGCATGTTTGTGAAGCCAACCATTCTCATTATTGATGAAATGGGGTATCTAAAACTGGACCCGAACAGCGCTCATTACTTATTTCAAGTGATCGCCCGGCGGTACGAGCATGCCCCGATTATCCTCACCTCCAACAAAAGCTTTGGGGAATGGGGAGAAATCGTGGGAGACTCGGTATTGGCGACCGCGATGTTAGATCGATTACTGCATCATTCCATCATTTTCAACCTAAAGGGGGAAAGCTATCGATTACGGGAAAAGAGGCTCCAAGAAGAAAAACAGAAGGATCAATGA
- a CDS encoding YrhC family protein, which translates to MTVLDEKKRNWLGKARDYKAYSLVLFALSAFLYIGTLIPGAIDEAKRPLVLGAVFILMLGSIFFTHRSNAYVRKIEEDA; encoded by the coding sequence ATGACTGTTTTGGATGAAAAAAAGCGAAATTGGTTAGGAAAAGCGCGTGACTATAAAGCATACAGTCTCGTTTTATTTGCGCTTAGTGCGTTTTTATATATCGGCACACTCATCCCAGGCGCGATCGATGAAGCAAAACGACCACTTGTACTTGGCGCAGTATTTATTCTCATGCTCGGCTCGATCTTTTTCACTCACCGTTCAAACGCATACGTACGAAAAATAGAAGAAGACGCATAA
- a CDS encoding bifunctional cystathionine gamma-lyase/homocysteine desulfhydrase — protein sequence MRRKTKLIHGGIAGDAHTGAVSVPIYQVSTYKQEAVGVHKGYEYSRTGNPTRHALEELIKDVEEGYAGFAFSSGMAAITAVMMLFNSGDHVILTDDVYGGTYRVMTKVLNRLGIASTFVDTSDLANIEAHIQPNTKAIYIETPTNPLLKITDLQGASAIAKRHGLLMIVDNTFSTPYWQTPIALGADIVIHSATKYLGGHSDVVAGLVVVNNEHLAKQMHFIQNSTGGILGPQDSWLLMRGMKTLGIRMEEHEQNTRKIVEFLTNHPAVTRVYYPGLPSHPNYDVAKKQMRGFGGMVSFDVGSGEKAEQVLTRVRYFTLAESLGAVESLISLPAKMTHASIPKERRDELGITDGLIRISVGLEDVDDLIEDLAHALA from the coding sequence GTGAGAAGAAAAACGAAACTCATTCATGGCGGCATTGCGGGAGATGCGCATACAGGTGCTGTATCCGTTCCGATTTATCAAGTGAGCACGTATAAACAAGAAGCCGTCGGGGTGCATAAAGGATATGAATATTCGCGCACAGGCAATCCAACGCGTCATGCGTTAGAGGAGCTTATTAAAGATGTGGAAGAAGGGTATGCGGGTTTTGCGTTTAGTTCAGGTATGGCAGCAATTACAGCGGTCATGATGTTGTTCAATAGTGGCGATCACGTCATTTTAACAGACGACGTATATGGCGGCACATACCGCGTGATGACGAAAGTATTAAACCGACTTGGCATTGCGTCAACGTTTGTCGATACGAGCGACTTAGCGAACATTGAAGCACACATTCAACCGAATACGAAAGCGATTTATATCGAAACGCCGACCAATCCGCTTTTAAAAATTACTGATTTACAAGGCGCATCAGCCATTGCGAAACGTCATGGGCTATTGATGATTGTCGACAACACGTTTAGCACGCCGTATTGGCAAACGCCGATCGCATTGGGTGCAGACATCGTCATTCATAGCGCCACAAAATATTTAGGCGGACATAGCGATGTCGTCGCGGGGCTTGTCGTCGTCAATAACGAACATCTTGCGAAACAGATGCATTTTATTCAAAACTCAACAGGTGGCATTCTCGGTCCGCAAGATTCATGGTTATTAATGCGCGGCATGAAAACGCTCGGCATTCGCATGGAAGAACATGAACAAAATACACGAAAAATTGTTGAATTTTTAACAAACCATCCAGCGGTCACACGCGTGTACTATCCAGGGCTTCCGTCTCATCCAAACTATGACGTAGCGAAAAAACAAATGCGCGGCTTTGGCGGCATGGTTTCGTTTGACGTCGGCAGCGGCGAAAAAGCCGAACAAGTATTGACGCGCGTTCGCTACTTTACGCTTGCGGAAAGTTTAGGCGCAGTAGAAAGCTTAATTTCGTTACCAGCGAAAATGACGCACGCCTCTATTCCGAAAGAGCGCCGCGACGAACTTGGCATTACGGACGGTCTCATTCGCATTTCTGTTGGATTAGAAGATGTTGACGATTTAATAGAAGATTTAGCGCACGCGTTGGCATAA
- the istA gene encoding IS21 family transposase: MITRGEFFMIKEMYERGMSISDIARELGIDRKTVRKYIHSPNPPSKSKRKQRKSKLDPFKPYLQKRMLEDGVFNSEKLFFEIRQQGYMGGKTILKDYMKPFRETAKKKYTVRYETLPGEQMQVDWKEVGEVVIEGKKVKLSLFVATLGYSRMKYAVFTTSQDQEHLMECLIQSFKYFGGVPKKVLFDNMKTVTDGREQGVVKWNQRFSEFASYYGFIPKVCRPYRAQTKGKVERAIQYIMDHFYVGTAFESIEELNFLLHRWLDQVANRKPNATTGIPPQERWAEEQLKPLPLNDYDTSYLSYRKVHWDGSFSYKGEQWLLSAEYAGKEILVKERLNGDIRLYYRGEEISYLNQQKKVISFAEKIKKKQTETAVTISPVSVEVDTRPLSVYDTFLRGESS, translated from the coding sequence ATGATTACGAGAGGGGAATTTTTTATGATCAAAGAGATGTATGAAAGGGGAATGAGTATTTCCGATATTGCGAGGGAATTGGGGATCGATCGGAAAACCGTCCGAAAATATATTCACTCCCCCAATCCTCCTTCCAAATCCAAGCGAAAACAAAGAAAAAGCAAGTTAGATCCATTTAAGCCGTATCTTCAAAAACGAATGTTAGAAGATGGGGTGTTTAATAGCGAAAAGTTGTTTTTTGAAATTCGACAACAGGGCTATATGGGAGGAAAGACGATTTTAAAAGACTATATGAAACCTTTCCGAGAGACGGCGAAAAAGAAATACACCGTTCGTTATGAAACGCTTCCTGGCGAACAAATGCAAGTCGATTGGAAAGAAGTTGGGGAGGTCGTGATCGAAGGGAAAAAAGTCAAGTTATCGCTATTTGTGGCCACGTTAGGCTATTCGCGGATGAAATACGCGGTATTTACGACCAGCCAGGATCAGGAACACTTAATGGAATGCCTGATTCAGAGCTTCAAGTACTTTGGCGGGGTTCCGAAGAAGGTGTTATTTGACAATATGAAGACCGTTACAGACGGCCGGGAACAAGGAGTGGTGAAATGGAATCAACGATTTTCTGAATTTGCGAGTTACTACGGATTTATTCCAAAAGTGTGCCGGCCTTACCGGGCCCAGACAAAGGGAAAAGTCGAACGAGCCATTCAGTATATCATGGATCACTTCTATGTGGGGACAGCGTTTGAAAGCATCGAGGAATTAAATTTCCTTTTACATCGTTGGCTCGATCAAGTGGCGAATCGGAAGCCAAACGCCACTACCGGCATTCCTCCGCAAGAGCGTTGGGCAGAGGAACAGCTGAAACCTCTCCCGTTGAACGATTACGATACGAGCTATCTTTCCTATCGGAAGGTGCATTGGGATGGCAGTTTCTCTTACAAAGGGGAACAATGGCTTCTATCGGCGGAGTATGCGGGCAAAGAAATTCTGGTGAAGGAGCGATTAAATGGGGATATTCGATTGTATTATCGAGGGGAGGAGATTTCTTACTTGAACCAACAGAAAAAAGTGATTTCATTCGCCGAAAAAATCAAAAAGAAACAGACGGAAACGGCCGTCACCATTTCGCCTGTTTCGGTGGAAGTGGATACTCGTCCATTGTCCGTTTATGACACGTTCCTGCGAGGGGAAAGCTCATGA
- the cas6 gene encoding CRISPR-associated endoribonuclease Cas6: protein MIGLDTLKGNEIELDELRVVISSPDYEFLLHLYNGLQSKKRFEYKGYEFIRRKIVMGEEKKITSSVVIFRTLSPLLIEDEKKIPIAPDDPNYEKHINYLADTILYEYRGRGLYKPLTVRPIRFKKMVIKESNHQFTEKYGEQQHLYFTAYHGLFHMSGEPADLQLLYQLGLSKRRNQGFGMLEVEEVKE, encoded by the coding sequence ATAATCGGCCTTGACACTTTAAAAGGTAATGAAATTGAGCTAGATGAATTACGTGTTGTTATTAGTTCACCTGATTATGAATTTTTGCTTCATTTGTATAATGGTTTGCAAAGTAAAAAAAGGTTCGAATATAAAGGATACGAATTTATTCGAAGAAAAATAGTAATGGGAGAGGAAAAGAAGATTACATCATCTGTCGTCATATTTCGAACGCTCTCCCCTTTGTTAATAGAAGATGAAAAGAAAATTCCCATTGCTCCAGATGATCCAAATTATGAAAAACATATCAATTACTTAGCCGATACGATTTTATATGAATATCGCGGGAGGGGATTATATAAACCATTGACAGTGCGACCTATTCGATTTAAAAAGATGGTCATAAAAGAATCTAATCATCAATTTACTGAAAAGTATGGGGAACAACAGCATTTATACTTCACTGCGTATCATGGCTTATTTCATATGAGCGGAGAACCTGCCGATTTACAATTGCTTTATCAACTCGGTTTATCAAAACGGCGTAATCAAGGATTTGGAATGCTTGAAGTGGAGGAGGTGAAGGAATGA
- a CDS encoding thermonuclease family protein gives MLLRVLLSLVTAFTIFFTSSAYAHPGKTDANGGHTCRTNCEKWGLKYGEYHYHDKNGNIIRQTNKTIHPPAIRVNSKHVVKVIRVVDGDTIDVRFSNGATSRVRFIGVNTPETVHPQKPVEKYGKEASNYTKKRLTNQTVTLEFDVGVKDKYGRFLAYVWVGKELYNETLVKDGYARVMTIQPNVKYQQRFITAERKARQQKKGLWKL, from the coding sequence ATGTTGTTAAGGGTTCTATTATCGCTTGTTACAGCTTTCACTATTTTCTTTACTTCTTCTGCATATGCTCATCCTGGGAAAACAGATGCAAACGGTGGACATACTTGTCGAACAAATTGCGAAAAATGGGGACTAAAATATGGAGAATACCATTATCACGATAAAAATGGCAATATCATTCGTCAAACAAATAAAACTATTCATCCACCTGCCATTCGTGTTAATTCAAAACATGTCGTAAAAGTTATTCGTGTAGTAGACGGCGACACAATCGATGTTCGTTTTTCTAACGGCGCAACATCACGAGTTCGTTTCATTGGCGTTAATACGCCAGAAACTGTTCATCCTCAAAAACCAGTAGAGAAATATGGGAAAGAAGCGTCTAATTACACAAAAAAACGATTGACCAATCAAACGGTTACACTTGAATTTGATGTAGGAGTGAAAGACAAATACGGCCGTTTTCTAGCGTATGTTTGGGTCGGAAAAGAACTGTATAACGAAACGCTTGTCAAAGACGGATATGCACGAGTGATGACAATTCAACCAAATGTCAAATATCAACAACGCTTTATTACAGCTGAACGAAAAGCACGTCAACAAAAGAAAGGTCTTTGGAAATTATAG
- a CDS encoding PLP-dependent cysteine synthase family protein — MKVAKNVHELIGHTPIVEITQFPLPKGVRLFAKLEYFNPGGSIKDRLGQELLNDALATGKIKEGGTIIEPTAGNTGIGLALAAIGKNIRVIFCVPEKFSIEKQQLMRALGATVIHTPTSEGMAGAIRKAKELAAEIPNSYCPQQFENPANPQTYYKTLGPEIWEQLNGQIDVFVAGAGSGGTFMGTAKFLKEKNETIKTVIVEPEGSILNGGKPGPHRTEGIGMESLPPYMDERYFDAIYTIFDDDAFRRVKELAQKEGLLVGSSSGAAFHAALLEAEQAKEGTNIVVVFPDSSERYLSKNIYEGGM, encoded by the coding sequence ATGAAAGTAGCGAAAAATGTGCATGAATTAATCGGCCATACGCCGATCGTTGAAATTACACAGTTTCCGCTTCCAAAAGGAGTACGTCTATTTGCGAAACTCGAATATTTTAATCCGGGCGGAAGCATTAAAGATCGTCTCGGCCAAGAGCTGTTAAACGATGCACTAGCGACAGGAAAGATCAAAGAAGGCGGAACGATTATTGAACCGACGGCAGGAAATACCGGAATTGGTCTTGCGCTTGCAGCGATCGGAAAAAATATTCGCGTCATTTTTTGCGTTCCAGAAAAATTTAGTATCGAAAAACAACAGCTGATGCGCGCCCTTGGCGCAACGGTCATTCACACACCAACGAGCGAAGGGATGGCGGGAGCGATTCGCAAAGCGAAAGAGCTCGCTGCGGAAATTCCGAACTCCTATTGCCCACAACAGTTTGAAAATCCAGCGAACCCACAGACGTATTATAAAACGCTCGGACCAGAAATTTGGGAACAACTGAACGGACAAATTGACGTATTTGTCGCCGGTGCCGGCTCAGGCGGCACATTTATGGGAACAGCCAAATTTTTAAAGGAAAAAAACGAAACAATTAAAACGGTCATCGTTGAACCTGAAGGCTCCATTTTAAACGGCGGAAAACCTGGTCCGCATCGAACGGAAGGAATCGGTATGGAAAGTTTACCGCCATATATGGATGAACGTTATTTTGATGCAATTTATACAATTTTTGATGACGATGCGTTTCGCCGCGTCAAAGAGCTTGCGCAAAAAGAGGGATTGCTTGTCGGCAGCTCATCTGGGGCAGCATTTCATGCAGCGCTACTAGAGGCGGAACAAGCGAAAGAAGGAACAAACATCGTCGTTGTTTTTCCAGATAGTAGCGAACGATATTTAAGTAAAAACATTTACGAAGGCGGGATGTAA
- the mtnN gene encoding 5'-methylthioadenosine/S-adenosylhomocysteine nucleosidase: MKIAIIGAMEEEVAILREKIADRTETTVANCSFYSGTLDGANVVLLKSGIGKVNAAMSTTILLERFAPDVVINTGSAGGFAPSLNVGDIVISTEVVHHDVDVTAFGYAYGQVPGMPARYKADERLVQAAETSAAHIRDIQVAKGLIATGDSFMHDPARVDFVRTQFPDLYAVEMEAAAIAQVCHQFGVPFVVIRALSDIAGKESNVSFEQFLQKAALHSSELVQWMVNELNK, encoded by the coding sequence ATGAAAATAGCAATCATTGGAGCGATGGAAGAAGAAGTAGCGATTTTGCGCGAAAAAATTGCCGATCGAACAGAAACGACAGTAGCGAATTGTTCTTTTTACAGCGGCACGTTAGATGGGGCGAATGTCGTTTTATTAAAATCAGGCATCGGAAAAGTCAATGCAGCGATGTCGACGACGATTTTACTCGAACGTTTTGCGCCAGATGTCGTCATTAATACAGGTTCAGCTGGCGGTTTTGCCCCATCGTTAAACGTCGGCGATATTGTTATTTCAACCGAAGTTGTTCATCATGATGTCGACGTTACGGCGTTCGGTTATGCATACGGGCAAGTGCCAGGCATGCCAGCGCGCTATAAGGCAGATGAACGATTAGTACAAGCGGCTGAAACGAGCGCAGCGCACATTCGCGATATACAAGTCGCAAAAGGATTAATCGCAACAGGCGATTCATTTATGCACGATCCTGCGCGCGTTGATTTTGTACGCACGCAATTTCCAGACTTATATGCTGTGGAAATGGAAGCGGCTGCGATTGCGCAAGTATGCCATCAGTTTGGTGTGCCATTTGTCGTCATTCGTGCGTTATCAGACATCGCTGGCAAAGAGTCGAACGTATCGTTTGAACAATTTTTACAAAAAGCAGCCCTTCATTCATCTGAGCTTGTTCAATGGATGGTGAACGAGTTAAACAAATAG